A genomic segment from Spinacia oleracea cultivar Varoflay chromosome 3, BTI_SOV_V1, whole genome shotgun sequence encodes:
- the LOC110778536 gene encoding uncharacterized protein, with protein sequence MARRSGGGRSAPRPAARPVRNPPQPAQRAPPPAPAQASSGGSMLGGLGATIAQGVAFGTGSAVAHRAVDAVMGPRTIQHETVGTEAAGASPAPSNSSVGDACGIHSKAFQDCLNNYGSDISRCQFYLDMLSECRRNSNSMNV encoded by the exons ATGGCTCGTCGTTCCGGAGGAG GAAGATCTGCACCTCGCCCTGCAGCCCGCCCTGTTCGTAACCCTCCTCAGCCAG CTCAACGTGCTCCTCCACCAGCCCCAGCTCAAGCTTCCAGTGGCGGATCTATGCTTGGGGGTCTTGGTGCCACTATAGCTCAAG gtgttgcttttggaACCGGAAGTGCCGTAGCACACAGGGCTGTGGATGCTGTTATGGGCCCTCGCACAATCCAACATGAAACTGTCGGTACAGAGGCTGCTGGTGCTTCACCAGCACCCAGTAACAGCAGCGTTGGCGATGCTTGTGGAATCCACTCTAAGGCCTTCCAAGAT TGCCTGAACAACTATGGAAGTGACATCAGCAGATGCCAGTTCTACCTGGATATGTTGAGTGAATGCCGCAGGAACTCTAATTCTATGAATGTTTGA